From a region of the Pseudoclavibacter endophyticus genome:
- a CDS encoding acyl-CoA dehydrogenase family protein translates to MNATTTVVAAPDQAQLDVEQQLIQAARDLHDEIVAQAPSIETRTFYTEELHAKFDEAGFYRMLIPRAHGGLEVSPATFYRVVVELARADMSTAWCFCLSANHALMFANWFPAEIHAEVYNGGDFRAASMYAPTVTATPVEGGWRLDGTVNYCSGIPYSTYFIGQCILPGERPTGDPRVGVYVAPRDLFTRLDDWGNTLGLNGSGSHSIRFDSAVLPDRFLVEDADLVEYAFDGDSPGSAAYGNPMYSGRHMSSFAFGIAAIMVGAGYGALDEYERLMRERKTTLPPFVLRLEDPDFQRWYGSALVKLEVAKGAFFSAVDQWLEATRKNVSGEAPFTPAYDNLLGGIGREVIVQVWEAFDRELYRTVGSSASKKGQRFEQIFRDLAQGIGHRNPQLKEPSYRMIAMGALGIPLGPA, encoded by the coding sequence ATGAACGCGACGACCACCGTCGTGGCCGCTCCGGATCAGGCGCAGCTCGACGTCGAGCAGCAGCTGATCCAGGCAGCCCGCGACCTCCACGACGAGATCGTGGCACAAGCCCCAAGCATCGAAACGCGCACCTTCTATACGGAAGAACTCCACGCGAAGTTCGACGAGGCGGGGTTCTACCGCATGCTCATTCCGAGAGCGCACGGCGGCCTCGAGGTCTCACCCGCGACCTTCTACCGGGTCGTGGTCGAGCTCGCCCGGGCCGACATGTCCACGGCGTGGTGCTTCTGCCTCTCGGCGAACCACGCCCTCATGTTCGCCAACTGGTTCCCCGCCGAGATCCACGCCGAGGTTTACAACGGCGGCGACTTCCGGGCCGCGTCCATGTACGCGCCGACCGTGACGGCGACGCCGGTCGAGGGCGGCTGGCGCCTCGACGGCACCGTCAACTACTGCTCCGGCATCCCATACTCGACGTACTTCATCGGGCAGTGCATCCTGCCCGGCGAGCGACCGACGGGCGATCCCCGGGTCGGCGTCTACGTGGCGCCCCGCGACCTGTTCACCCGCCTCGACGACTGGGGCAACACACTCGGACTCAACGGCTCGGGCTCGCACAGCATCCGTTTCGACAGCGCCGTGCTGCCCGACCGATTCTTGGTCGAAGACGCCGACCTCGTCGAGTACGCGTTCGACGGCGACAGCCCCGGATCGGCGGCCTACGGCAATCCCATGTACTCGGGCCGCCACATGTCGTCGTTCGCCTTCGGCATCGCCGCCATCATGGTCGGGGCCGGCTACGGCGCGCTCGACGAATACGAGCGACTCATGCGCGAGCGCAAGACCACGCTGCCGCCGTTCGTCCTGCGCCTCGAGGACCCCGACTTCCAGCGCTGGTACGGCAGCGCACTCGTCAAACTCGAGGTCGCCAAGGGCGCGTTCTTCTCGGCGGTCGACCAATGGCTCGAGGCCACGCGCAAGAACGTTTCGGGCGAGGCCCCGTTCACGCCCGCCTACGACAACCTCCTCGGCGGCATCGGCCGCGAGGTGATCGTGCAGGTGTGGGAGGCCTTCGATCGTGAGCTGTACCGAACCGTGGGCTCCTCGGCCTCGAAGAAGGGCCAGCGGTTCGAGCAGATCTTTCGCGATCTCGCGCAGGGAATCGGCCACCGCAACCCGCAGCTCAAGGAGCCCTCGTACCGCATGATCGCGATGGGCGCCCTCGGCATCCCGCTCGGCCCCGCCTGA
- a CDS encoding zinc-binding dehydrogenase: MPVRAIAAVLDGFAAPFAHLPLTFDDPGPGEVLVRVAAAPFCSTDWMGWRAMRGKRPPVVLGHTLVGTVERAGDGVDAAAGKRVLVAGTPQCDDCFYCGIGRPDQCSILLDSGDPTVARLDDGREVRAAGGVGAYATHALVSASQVHALPDGLPFETAALTGCGVSTAYGAVEYIAEVRPGQSVAVFGLGHLGLFAVQAAASAGAARVIGIDVHPGRRARALTMGASHVIDAGDDNAVEVVRDLTGGRGADAVIEAAGPEYVARQAVEAARRAGTIVLTGVAHSAHAVLTLPQLAMTVHGKRVLGCQNGQLTPRRDLPRWLGMLERGEIDTQGIVSHAYSLDELDLAARRSLALDDITGLVVPEGPAGAAELLSDNTA; this comes from the coding sequence ATGCCGGTGCGCGCGATCGCGGCAGTGCTGGACGGCTTCGCGGCGCCGTTCGCCCACCTTCCGCTCACGTTCGACGACCCCGGCCCCGGCGAGGTGCTCGTGCGCGTCGCCGCTGCCCCGTTCTGCTCGACCGACTGGATGGGATGGCGAGCGATGCGCGGCAAGCGCCCGCCGGTCGTGCTCGGGCACACGCTCGTCGGCACGGTCGAACGCGCCGGCGATGGCGTCGATGCCGCTGCCGGCAAGCGCGTGCTCGTCGCGGGAACGCCCCAGTGCGACGACTGCTTCTACTGCGGCATCGGGCGGCCCGATCAGTGCTCGATCCTTCTCGACAGCGGCGACCCCACCGTCGCGCGCCTCGACGACGGGCGCGAGGTTCGCGCCGCGGGCGGAGTCGGCGCGTACGCGACCCACGCGCTGGTCTCGGCGTCGCAGGTGCACGCGCTCCCGGACGGTCTGCCGTTCGAGACGGCGGCACTGACCGGCTGCGGTGTGTCGACCGCGTACGGCGCCGTCGAGTACATCGCCGAGGTGCGGCCGGGCCAGTCCGTCGCCGTGTTCGGCCTCGGCCACCTCGGGCTCTTCGCGGTGCAGGCCGCGGCAAGCGCTGGCGCGGCGCGAGTCATCGGCATCGACGTGCACCCCGGCCGCCGCGCACGCGCGCTGACGATGGGGGCATCCCACGTCATCGACGCCGGTGACGACAACGCCGTCGAGGTGGTTCGCGATCTCACCGGGGGACGCGGGGCCGATGCCGTGATCGAGGCGGCGGGGCCCGAGTACGTGGCCAGGCAGGCCGTCGAGGCGGCCCGGCGGGCCGGCACGATCGTGCTCACGGGGGTGGCGCACTCGGCGCATGCCGTGCTGACGCTCCCCCAGCTCGCCATGACGGTCCACGGCAAGCGCGTGCTCGGCTGCCAGAACGGCCAGCTCACGCCGCGCCGCGACCTGCCGCGCTGGCTCGGGATGCTCGAACGCGGCGAGATCGACACCCAAGGCATCGTTTCGCACGCGTACTCGCTCGACGAGCTCGACCTCGCCGCGCGACGCTCGCTCGCGCTCGACGACATCACCGGGCTGGTCGTGCCCGAGGGGCCGGCCGGCGCCGCCGAGCTGTTGTCTGACAATACAGCGTGA
- a CDS encoding alcohol dehydrogenase catalytic domain-containing protein, with amino-acid sequence MTERTMTAAVLRETGVPFSIEAVEMFDPAPGRVIVRTHASPFCVTDVHNWSGALAKIPPTILGHASIGEVVEVGPSVTRVRVGQRAVVPGTPECGTCYYCAIGEPWQCGELFDLNGVYPDIAKGEDGAPISCAGNVGGYAELMNVSQNQTFPIESDLPSEVLSMLGCGITTGVGAVVNVAQLQAGESVAIFGAGQLGLWMLQGARLRDAAFVAVVEPDATRRVAAERLGADVVIDPAAEDHTEVLRRLTDGRGVDVALEATNSVSGQRDALLSSRRGGRIVVTGFERGDSEVTLPQTFLTLQSRQVRSAQNGNVRMFRDLERFTRLLERGKLTPEGIMTRTYAVDEIDAARDAAASHDDICGIIAFPH; translated from the coding sequence ATGACCGAGCGAACGATGACCGCCGCCGTGCTGCGCGAGACCGGCGTGCCCTTCTCGATCGAAGCGGTCGAAATGTTCGACCCGGCCCCCGGGCGCGTCATCGTGCGCACGCACGCGAGCCCGTTCTGCGTGACCGACGTGCACAACTGGTCGGGCGCCCTCGCGAAGATTCCCCCGACAATCCTCGGCCACGCTTCGATCGGCGAGGTCGTCGAGGTCGGGCCGAGCGTCACGCGCGTCCGCGTCGGACAGCGCGCGGTCGTGCCAGGAACGCCCGAGTGCGGCACCTGCTACTACTGCGCGATCGGCGAGCCGTGGCAGTGCGGCGAGCTGTTCGACCTGAACGGGGTGTACCCCGACATCGCCAAGGGCGAGGACGGTGCGCCGATCTCGTGCGCCGGGAACGTGGGTGGATACGCCGAGCTCATGAATGTGTCACAGAATCAGACGTTCCCCATCGAGTCCGACCTGCCGTCCGAGGTGCTGTCGATGCTCGGCTGCGGCATCACGACCGGCGTCGGCGCGGTCGTGAACGTCGCGCAACTCCAGGCTGGCGAGAGCGTCGCCATCTTCGGCGCGGGTCAGCTGGGGCTGTGGATGCTGCAGGGGGCTCGCCTGCGCGACGCCGCGTTCGTCGCGGTCGTGGAGCCGGATGCCACGCGTCGGGTCGCCGCGGAACGTCTCGGTGCCGACGTGGTCATCGACCCGGCGGCCGAAGACCACACTGAGGTACTGCGCCGGCTGACCGATGGACGCGGCGTCGATGTCGCGCTCGAGGCCACGAACTCGGTGAGCGGGCAGCGCGACGCCCTGTTGTCCTCGCGCCGCGGCGGCCGCATCGTCGTGACGGGTTTCGAGCGCGGCGACTCCGAGGTCACGCTTCCGCAGACGTTCCTCACGCTCCAGAGTCGCCAGGTCCGCTCGGCGCAGAACGGCAACGTGCGCATGTTCCGCGACCTCGAGCGGTTCACGCGTCTGCTTGAGCGCGGCAAGCTGACGCCCGAGGGCATCATGACGCGCACGTACGCGGTCGACGAAATCGATGCGGCGCGTGACGCCGCCGCCTCGCACGACGACATCTGCGGCATCATCGCGTTTCCCCACTGA
- a CDS encoding aminomethyltransferase family protein: protein MTHTTPSTPADLGAAAGSVADVIAAAGNPVTALRGAPFPAMSFLQWEQTNWQHEQYLWRETAAFLDQSHHMVDLFVEGPDALRLFSELGVNSFANFGPGKAKQFVAAAPDGHLIGDAILFHLENGTFDLVGLPTCLAWVLYNIETGDYDVTHTWDDNSWVRRGSPRLYRYEVQGPAADDIVRCAIDGELPALRFFQMGSVSIAGRRVGTLKHGMAGAAGFEFWGPWADAEAVRDALTEAGEPFGMGRVGYRAYTTLTLESAWISLPVPAVYDLPALQGYREWLPAGHLGSLAGSFESDSISDYYVTPYDIGYGKVVRFDHDFVGRDALERIAERPGLRKVTFAWNGDDVADIYRSQFTDDGRLPARFVDVPKSRAARFTYDTVTGPDGAPAGFSLDTGFLGPDRRVLSIGMVDEAHAGTGTQVTITWGEPEGSTRPHLPAHRQTTVRATVLPAPYSDYARTQYRAV from the coding sequence ATGACGCACACCACCCCCTCCACGCCCGCGGACCTGGGAGCCGCGGCCGGCTCGGTCGCCGATGTCATCGCGGCCGCCGGCAACCCGGTGACCGCACTGCGCGGCGCGCCGTTCCCGGCCATGTCGTTCCTGCAGTGGGAGCAGACGAACTGGCAGCACGAGCAGTATCTCTGGCGCGAGACGGCCGCATTCCTCGATCAGTCACACCACATGGTCGACCTGTTCGTGGAAGGGCCCGACGCGCTTCGGCTCTTCAGCGAACTCGGGGTCAACTCGTTTGCGAACTTCGGGCCGGGCAAGGCCAAGCAGTTCGTGGCGGCGGCGCCCGATGGCCACCTGATCGGCGATGCGATCCTCTTCCACCTCGAGAACGGCACCTTCGACCTCGTGGGCCTGCCCACCTGCCTCGCGTGGGTGCTCTACAACATCGAGACCGGTGACTACGACGTCACGCACACGTGGGACGACAACTCGTGGGTGCGCCGGGGGTCACCCCGCCTGTACCGCTACGAGGTGCAGGGGCCTGCGGCCGACGACATCGTCCGCTGCGCGATCGACGGCGAGCTGCCTGCGCTGCGGTTCTTCCAGATGGGCAGCGTCAGCATCGCCGGCCGTCGCGTCGGCACCCTCAAACACGGCATGGCGGGGGCGGCCGGCTTCGAGTTCTGGGGCCCATGGGCAGATGCCGAAGCCGTGCGCGACGCCCTCACCGAGGCCGGGGAGCCGTTCGGCATGGGGCGGGTCGGCTACCGGGCTTACACGACGCTCACGCTCGAGTCGGCGTGGATATCGCTCCCCGTGCCGGCCGTGTACGACCTGCCAGCGCTGCAGGGCTACCGCGAGTGGCTGCCGGCGGGGCACCTCGGCTCGCTCGCCGGGAGCTTCGAGTCGGACTCGATCAGCGACTACTACGTCACGCCGTACGACATCGGGTACGGCAAGGTCGTGCGGTTCGACCACGACTTTGTGGGTCGGGATGCGCTGGAGCGGATTGCCGAGCGCCCGGGACTGCGGAAGGTTACGTTCGCGTGGAACGGCGACGACGTCGCCGACATCTACCGCTCGCAGTTCACCGACGACGGTCGCCTGCCGGCGCGGTTCGTCGACGTGCCCAAGTCGCGCGCGGCCCGCTTCACCTACGACACCGTGACCGGCCCGGACGGGGCGCCGGCCGGGTTCTCGCTCGACACAGGCTTCCTCGGACCCGATCGCAGGGTGCTGTCGATCGGAATGGTCGACGAGGCGCACGCCGGCACCGGCACCCAGGTCACCATCACGTGGGGCGAGCCCGAGGGGTCGACGCGCCCGCACCTGCCGGCGCACCGGCAGACGACGGTTCGCGCGACGGTGCTACCAGCGCCGTACAGCGACTACGCGCGCACGCAGTACCGCGCCGTGTAG
- a CDS encoding MarR family winged helix-turn-helix transcriptional regulator has translation MTDSTRDELLGALGEHIISVFPRLQREVTLPHTGLTHVTPAEADVLRAVLLEPGSSVTQIARSIGQQRSNTSTRIANLVEGGLVEKRVEPGDGREVRVYPTMEAHHNLDGFRGVWSGVLAEASTASDEELAVAAKVLGEMSDGLAKWRAAFRAD, from the coding sequence GTGACGGACTCGACGCGAGACGAGCTGCTGGGTGCGTTGGGTGAGCACATCATCTCCGTGTTTCCGAGGCTGCAGCGCGAGGTGACGCTGCCGCACACCGGTCTGACCCACGTGACGCCGGCCGAGGCCGATGTGCTGCGCGCGGTGCTGCTTGAGCCGGGTTCGTCGGTCACGCAGATCGCCAGGAGCATCGGCCAGCAGCGCAGCAACACCAGTACCCGTATCGCCAACCTGGTCGAGGGCGGGCTCGTCGAGAAGCGCGTCGAGCCCGGTGATGGGCGGGAGGTGCGGGTGTACCCAACGATGGAAGCCCATCACAATCTCGACGGGTTCCGCGGCGTCTGGTCGGGCGTGCTCGCCGAGGCATCGACCGCGAGTGACGAGGAGCTTGCGGTCGCCGCGAAGGTGCTCGGTGAGATGTCCGACGGGCTCGCGAAATGGCGCGCGGCCTTTCGTGCGGACTGA
- a CDS encoding alpha/beta fold hydrolase produces MTAYQLPDALGAREPRTTRSGFFWINDDLVTTEHGRNYRAPLYVEWEAPVVVTRPLPLVLVHGGGGQITDWRGTPDGRDGWMQRFVDAGYAVFAVDRPAHGRSWNHPDVVGAPGAPFTVEAAKGLFTPGIEGHTQAVWGTEPGDAGFDQLAAGMGFLPHDLAESHRLDQVRLAALLDRIGPAVLVTHSAGGPAGWLALDARPDLVRAVVAIEPMGPQFSKLFEGGDLVWGLTASPLAYDPPVADPATLEATIADHRLPSHAGKPVVVVVGEASPFAAFEGVVVEHLQGLGADARLMNLGDHGVHGNGHAPMLERNSDDAIEPILAWIDSTANAGAE; encoded by the coding sequence ATGACGGCCTACCAACTCCCCGATGCCCTCGGCGCGCGGGAACCCCGCACGACGCGCAGCGGCTTCTTCTGGATCAATGACGACCTCGTCACAACCGAGCACGGCCGCAACTACCGGGCCCCGCTCTATGTCGAGTGGGAGGCGCCCGTCGTGGTCACGAGGCCGCTGCCGCTCGTGCTGGTGCACGGCGGCGGCGGACAGATCACCGACTGGCGGGGAACGCCCGACGGCCGCGACGGCTGGATGCAGCGGTTCGTCGACGCGGGCTACGCGGTCTTCGCGGTCGACCGTCCGGCGCACGGGCGCTCGTGGAACCATCCGGACGTTGTCGGCGCCCCGGGGGCGCCGTTCACGGTCGAGGCCGCGAAGGGCCTGTTCACGCCCGGCATCGAAGGGCACACGCAGGCCGTGTGGGGCACCGAACCGGGTGACGCCGGTTTCGACCAGCTCGCGGCCGGCATGGGCTTCCTGCCGCACGACCTTGCTGAATCGCACCGCCTCGACCAGGTGCGCCTCGCAGCGCTGCTGGACCGAATCGGGCCCGCGGTGCTCGTCACGCACTCGGCAGGCGGGCCGGCCGGCTGGCTCGCCCTCGACGCCCGCCCCGACCTGGTGCGCGCCGTCGTCGCGATCGAGCCCATGGGGCCGCAGTTCTCGAAGCTCTTCGAGGGCGGCGACCTGGTCTGGGGCCTCACCGCGTCGCCCCTCGCCTATGACCCGCCCGTCGCCGATCCCGCGACGCTCGAGGCGACCATCGCCGATCACCGCCTGCCATCGCACGCGGGCAAGCCGGTGGTCGTGGTCGTCGGCGAGGCCTCGCCTTTCGCCGCCTTCGAGGGGGTCGTGGTCGAGCATCTGCAGGGCCTCGGCGCCGACGCAAGACTCATGAACCTCGGCGACCACGGCGTGCACGGCAACGGCCACGCCCCCATGCTCGAGCGCAACTCGGACGACGCCATCGAACCCATCCTCGCGTGGATCGACTCGACGGCAAACGCCGGCGCCGAATGA
- a CDS encoding FAD-binding oxidoreductase — protein MTTTMTPPSAEAIAALAETVHGVVCARDHAEYATEVAGYNSAGTYAPEIVVGAADEHDVQAAVRFAAEHGLTVTVQATGHGNYAPVRDGLLITTTRMQSIELDPDARSVTVGAGVQWQAITPYLEPHGFVAVSGSSPSVSAVGLALGGGLGPLSRTLGCTVDYVEAFRLVDATGEVRVVDHATDEELFWALRGGKVGFGVVTEMRLRLVHLPVLYAGSLYWDGEFIEPVYRAWVDWTRSVPDAVNSSVNIIRFPDADGPPPALRGRTVIHLRYAYASPGATDDSIEAEGEAHLATFRAIGTPLLDTIGRLPGTETSGIHSDPPGQLDVWEHGLFLDEIDQDYVTALLDVVGNGRDAPFIAVETRHFGGAVATKHDESAMGGRDARYSLFLIGAPVRELFAEVLPGLAARIVGAIDQYRHHYTNYHWSGHPTGEAFRRLWTAKQHERLDRVRAAIDPGGMFAFAQTPPPDQPLNTLTDAADGARAS, from the coding sequence ATGACGACCACCATGACTCCCCCGAGCGCCGAAGCCATCGCGGCGCTCGCCGAAACCGTGCACGGCGTCGTGTGCGCGCGCGACCACGCCGAGTACGCGACCGAGGTCGCCGGGTACAACAGCGCGGGCACGTACGCCCCCGAAATCGTCGTCGGCGCGGCCGACGAGCACGACGTGCAGGCGGCCGTGCGCTTCGCGGCCGAGCACGGCCTCACCGTGACGGTGCAGGCAACGGGGCACGGCAACTACGCGCCGGTGCGGGACGGACTGCTCATCACGACGACGCGCATGCAATCGATCGAGCTCGACCCGGATGCCCGCAGCGTCACCGTGGGTGCCGGCGTGCAGTGGCAGGCGATCACGCCCTACCTCGAGCCGCACGGGTTCGTCGCCGTGAGCGGCTCGAGCCCATCGGTCAGCGCGGTCGGGCTCGCCCTCGGCGGCGGCCTCGGCCCGCTCAGCCGAACGCTCGGCTGCACCGTCGACTACGTCGAGGCGTTCCGTCTCGTCGACGCGACCGGAGAGGTTCGCGTGGTCGACCACGCCACAGACGAGGAGCTCTTCTGGGCCCTCCGCGGCGGCAAAGTCGGTTTCGGTGTCGTGACCGAGATGCGGTTGCGCCTCGTCCACCTGCCGGTCCTCTACGCGGGCAGCCTGTACTGGGACGGCGAGTTCATCGAGCCCGTCTATCGCGCCTGGGTCGACTGGACGCGCTCGGTGCCCGATGCGGTCAATTCGTCGGTCAACATCATCCGTTTTCCCGACGCCGACGGCCCCCCGCCCGCGCTGCGTGGCCGCACGGTCATCCATCTGCGCTACGCCTACGCATCACCCGGGGCGACCGACGACTCGATCGAGGCAGAGGGCGAAGCTCACCTCGCCACCTTCCGCGCGATCGGCACGCCGCTCCTCGACACGATCGGCCGCCTTCCCGGCACTGAGACGAGCGGCATTCACTCGGACCCGCCCGGTCAACTTGACGTGTGGGAGCACGGGCTCTTCCTCGATGAGATCGACCAGGACTACGTCACGGCCCTGCTCGATGTGGTCGGCAACGGTAGGGATGCTCCCTTCATCGCCGTAGAGACGCGCCACTTCGGCGGTGCCGTGGCGACGAAGCACGACGAGTCGGCGATGGGCGGACGCGACGCCCGCTACTCGCTCTTTCTCATCGGCGCCCCCGTGCGCGAACTCTTCGCCGAGGTGCTGCCGGGCCTGGCCGCGCGCATCGTCGGGGCGATCGACCAATACCGCCACCACTACACCAACTACCACTGGTCGGGGCACCCCACCGGCGAGGCGTTCCGGCGCCTGTGGACGGCGAAGCAGCACGAGCGTCTCGACCGCGTCCGCGCCGCAATTGACCCTGGCGGCATGTTCGCGTTCGCGCAGACCCCGCCACCGGACCAGCCGCTCAACACCCTCACCGACGCAGCCGATGGAGCGCGAGCCTCATGA
- a CDS encoding ABC transporter ATP-binding protein, with amino-acid sequence MTTTTTALLEVEHVTHIYGQGDTAHRAISDLNFSLGERELGSIVGPSGAGKTTLLRILSGLMKPTEGTVRIGGADVDGVPEGMAMVFQDYGRSLLPWLTVERNVAFPLKGVVKERTERDRLVAESLEAVGLATASTRHPWQLSGGMQQRVAIARALASRPRLLLMDEPFASLDAQTRAGLEDLVLRIREQFGITVLVVTHDIDEAVYLADRVLVLSKSPAHLLDDVRVTLPEPRDQISSREHDDFIHVRSQVAHLIRGENGGA; translated from the coding sequence ATGACGACCACGACGACGGCCTTGCTCGAAGTCGAGCACGTCACGCACATCTACGGCCAGGGCGACACCGCGCACCGGGCGATCAGCGATCTTAATTTCTCGCTTGGCGAGCGCGAGCTCGGATCGATCGTCGGCCCCTCCGGCGCCGGCAAGACCACGCTCCTGCGCATCCTCTCCGGTCTCATGAAGCCCACGGAGGGCACCGTTCGCATCGGGGGCGCGGACGTCGACGGCGTGCCTGAGGGCATGGCGATGGTGTTCCAGGACTACGGTCGCTCGCTGTTGCCGTGGCTCACGGTCGAGCGCAACGTCGCGTTCCCCCTCAAGGGCGTCGTGAAGGAGCGCACCGAGCGCGATCGGCTCGTCGCAGAGTCGCTTGAGGCGGTCGGGCTCGCGACGGCGTCGACGCGCCACCCGTGGCAGTTGTCGGGAGGCATGCAGCAGCGCGTCGCCATCGCGCGCGCACTCGCCTCGCGCCCGCGCCTGCTCCTGATGGACGAGCCCTTCGCATCGCTCGACGCACAAACGCGCGCCGGCCTAGAAGACCTCGTGCTGCGCATCCGCGAGCAGTTCGGCATCACGGTGCTCGTCGTGACGCACGACATCGACGAGGCCGTGTACCTCGCCGACCGCGTGCTCGTGCTCTCGAAATCACCGGCGCATCTGCTCGATGACGTCCGCGTCACGCTGCCCGAGCCGCGCGATCAGATCTCGAGCCGGGAGCACGACGACTTCATCCACGTCCGCAGCCAGGTCGCCCACCTCATCCGGGGCGAGAACGGCGGCGCCTGA
- a CDS encoding SDR family oxidoreductase, which yields MTDINGKIAIVTGGASGIGRGIAEQLIAEGASVVIADIEQAALDATAAEIGATGVRVDVREIADIERLRDETLDRHGRVDIVVNNAGVGPISRIRDLTLNDWRWMIEVNLFGVINGVHTFLPVLEANADGGHIVNTSSMASLGTTSGVGPYTAAKSGVTGLSEVLDLELREDDSKVRVTVVIPGTVRTNIGTSQRNREGGEQGGLHDVDIADDIAAGMRWMTPIEVGRVVTHSIRTNDLYAVTHPDWWYIVEEHQRAIRAAFDRSPVEVPTA from the coding sequence ATGACCGACATCAATGGCAAGATCGCGATCGTCACGGGCGGCGCATCCGGCATCGGCCGTGGCATCGCCGAACAACTCATCGCCGAGGGCGCGAGCGTCGTCATCGCCGACATCGAGCAAGCCGCGCTCGACGCGACCGCGGCCGAGATCGGCGCGACTGGCGTGCGGGTCGACGTGCGCGAGATCGCCGACATCGAGCGGCTGCGCGACGAGACGTTGGACCGCCACGGGCGCGTCGATATCGTCGTGAACAACGCCGGTGTCGGCCCGATCTCGCGGATACGCGACCTGACGCTCAACGACTGGCGCTGGATGATCGAGGTGAACCTCTTCGGCGTCATCAACGGCGTGCACACCTTCCTGCCTGTGCTCGAGGCCAACGCCGACGGGGGTCACATCGTCAACACGTCGTCGATGGCGTCGCTCGGCACGACGTCGGGCGTTGGGCCGTACACGGCCGCGAAGAGCGGGGTGACCGGCCTCAGCGAGGTGCTCGACCTCGAGCTCCGCGAGGACGATTCGAAGGTGCGTGTGACGGTTGTGATCCCCGGCACCGTGCGCACCAACATCGGAACGAGCCAACGCAACCGCGAGGGCGGCGAGCAGGGCGGCCTGCACGATGTCGACATTGCCGACGACATCGCCGCCGGCATGCGCTGGATGACGCCGATCGAGGTGGGCAGGGTGGTCACCCACTCGATCCGCACGAACGACCTGTACGCCGTCACGCACCCCGACTGGTGGTACATCGTCGAGGAACACCAGCGCGCGATCCGCGCTGCCTTCGACCGCTCCCCGGTCGAGGTGCCGACGGCCTGA
- a CDS encoding GntR family transcriptional regulator, which translates to MTDAARPTLFVSFTAQLRIDLEAGRFQPGERLGENSLADQYAVSRPTVRATLQELARLGLVTRSSGRGATVTAIDLDEVKMLLTLRSQLEPMLVRRFTELSTNAQMEAFADAVGAFEHTIVHADNLAATRRHLDDFYRVLHEGAGSWALASAVEVQHAMLAMYRSRDLAPGFQAERYRVAAQTHRLIMPIMRQRDGRAAHIVCARHMHEDASAVLRELLAQE; encoded by the coding sequence ATGACCGACGCAGCCCGGCCCACGTTGTTCGTGAGCTTCACGGCGCAGCTTCGCATCGATCTCGAGGCGGGCAGGTTCCAGCCCGGCGAGCGTCTCGGCGAGAACTCGCTGGCCGATCAGTACGCCGTCTCGCGGCCGACCGTGCGCGCCACACTGCAGGAGCTGGCTCGGCTCGGGCTCGTGACCCGGTCGTCCGGCCGAGGGGCGACGGTCACGGCGATCGACCTCGACGAGGTCAAGATGCTGCTCACGCTGCGCTCACAGCTCGAGCCCATGCTCGTGCGCCGGTTCACCGAGCTCTCGACGAATGCGCAGATGGAGGCGTTCGCGGATGCCGTCGGCGCGTTCGAGCACACGATCGTGCACGCCGACAACCTCGCTGCGACGCGCCGGCACCTCGACGACTTCTACCGCGTGCTGCACGAGGGCGCCGGCAGCTGGGCGCTCGCGAGCGCCGTCGAGGTGCAGCACGCGATGCTCGCCATGTACCGGAGCCGCGACCTCGCCCCCGGGTTCCAGGCCGAGCGGTACCGAGTCGCCGCCCAGACGCACCGGCTCATCATGCCGATCATGCGGCAGCGCGACGGCCGCGCCGCGCACATCGTGTGCGCGCGGCACATGCACGAGGACGCGTCGGCCGTGCTTCGCGAGCTGCTCGCGCAGGAATAG